One window of Acanthochromis polyacanthus isolate Apoly-LR-REF ecotype Palm Island chromosome 19, KAUST_Apoly_ChrSc, whole genome shotgun sequence genomic DNA carries:
- the ormdl3 gene encoding ORM1-like protein 3: MNVGTAHSEVNPNTRVMNSRGMWLSYILGIGLLHVILLSIPFASVPVVWTLTNLIHNLCMYLLLHTVKGTPFETPDQGKARLLTHWEQMDYGVQFTASRKFLTITPIVLYILTSFYTKYDRAHFVVNTVSLLTVLIPKLPQLHGVRIFGINKY; this comes from the exons ATGAACGTGGGCACGGCTCACAGCGAGGTGAACCCCAACACCCGGGTGATGAACAGCCGGGGGATGTGGCTCTCCTACATCCTGGGCATCGGCCTGCTGCACGTCATCCTGCTCAGCATCCCCTTCGCCAGCGTGCCGGTGGTCTGGACCCTCACCAACCTCATCCACAACCTG TGCATGTACCTCCTGCTGCACACGGTCAAAGGGACGCCGTTCGAGACGCCCGATCAGGGCAAAGCTCGCCTCCTGACGCACTGGGAGCAGATGGACTACGGCGTCCAGTTCACCGCTTCACGCAAGTTCCTCACCATCACCCCCATCGTCCT GTACATTTTAACCAGCTTCTACACCAAGTACGACCGGGCCCATTTCGTGGTGAACACCGTCTCCCTGCTCACCGTCCTCATCCCCAAGCTGCCGCAGCTGCACGGCGTGAGGATCTTTGGGATTAATAAGTACTGA